The Pseudofrankia sp. DC12 region TCCGGTGGTCTGACGTAGGGGAAGAGATGCCATCTGGCCACCTCGCGGCCCTCCCCGGCGAGGGCCGCGCGTGCGGTCGCTCAGTCGAGCAGGTCAGGCTCCCGGCGGACGATCCGGTCGTAGAGCGGCTGGAAGTTCAGCCAGCCGGTCAGCGGGTTGCCGTTGAGCTGGCAGGTCAGCTTGGCCTCATCGTGCGGGATGTGAGTGACGGTTCCCGCCGCCTTCGCCAGCAGCTGCACCTGCGCCGACCGCTCCGCCGCGATGAACCAGTACGCCGCCGCGTCGACGCTGTCCGCGACGGTCAGCATGCCGTGGTTGGCCAGGATGACGGCCTTGTGGCTCTGATCTTCCACGGCAAGCTAGCCATGATCTCATGATTCGCACCGCCAGGCCACGGTGCTGGCCGCCCTCACCGACCCCGACGAACGCACTGGCGAGCTCTTACTACGGGTTGTTCGAGGTCGCTGTGACGACCTCAGGCAACCCCCGGCCGTCGGTCAGGTCAGGCTCGGCTGGCTCGCTGCCCGTTCAGCCCTCGGCCGCCGCGAGGCCGACCGGGCAGCTGACACCCGTGCCGCCGAGGCCGCAGTAGCCGTTCGGGACCTTGTGCAGGTACTGCTGGTGGTAGTCCTCGGCGTAGTAGAACGGGCCGGCGGGCGCGAGCTCGGTGGTGATCTCGCCGTGGCCGGCGGCCGTCAGCCGCTGCTGGTAGGCCTCGCGGCTACGCGCGGCCGCGGCGGCCTGCTCGTCGGAGCAGGTGTAGATCGCCGAGCGGTACTGGCTGCCGACGTCGTTGCCCTGGCGCATCCCCTGGGTCGGGTCGTGGGACTCCCAGAAGACCGACAGCAGCTTGTCGTAGGAGACCTGGCTCGGGTCGTAGACGACCTGGACGGCCTCGGTGTGCCCGGTGAGGCCGGAGCAGGTCTCCTCGTAGGTGGGGTTCGGCGAGAAGCCGCCGGCGTAGCCGACGGCGGTGGAGTAGACGCCCGGGGTCTCCCAGAACTTGCGCTCCGCGCCCCAGAAACAGCCGAGGCCGAACAGGGCGACCGCCAGGCCCGCGGGGAACGGGCCCTCGATCGGAGTGCCGAGCACCGCGTGCCGCTCCGGTACGCCGTAGAGCCGCCGCTCGTGCCCGGGCAGCGCCTGCTCGGCTGTGACCATGGTCGCCGCGCGCCGTCCGAACAGCATGTGAACCACCTCCGGTAGCCGGCCCGCCCCCGGCCAGAA contains the following coding sequences:
- the msrA gene encoding peptide-methionine (S)-S-oxide reductase MsrA; translated protein: MLFGRRAATMVTAEQALPGHERRLYGVPERHAVLGTPIEGPFPAGLAVALFGLGCFWGAERKFWETPGVYSTAVGYAGGFSPNPTYEETCSGLTGHTEAVQVVYDPSQVSYDKLLSVFWESHDPTQGMRQGNDVGSQYRSAIYTCSDEQAAAAARSREAYQQRLTAAGHGEITTELAPAGPFYYAEDYHQQYLHKVPNGYCGLGGTGVSCPVGLAAAEG